Proteins from a single region of Catenulispora acidiphila DSM 44928:
- a CDS encoding YcnI family copper-binding membrane protein — translation MSILGSAGAASAHVTIGPDATAKGGRDVELTFRVPDEEATATTTKVEVVFPTDHPVTGVLPESTPGWTVAVTNSTLPKPVTADDGTVSQAVSKLTWTGGATAPGQYQGFRVMLGKLPDDTNQLVFKAVQTYSNGDVVRWIDLAQPSQPAPEHPAPVLVLTAPGSGSQTSDTADTAASTPSVTAAPVTPNSASSDTTARTLGTAGIVVGVAGLAVGAFGVSRARRKSSDSTSGATSTSAPTSTPPG, via the coding sequence TTGTCCATTCTCGGCTCCGCCGGCGCGGCTTCGGCACACGTCACCATCGGGCCCGACGCGACCGCCAAGGGCGGCCGCGATGTGGAGCTGACCTTCCGGGTCCCCGACGAGGAGGCCACGGCGACCACCACGAAGGTCGAAGTCGTCTTCCCCACCGACCACCCCGTCACCGGCGTGCTGCCCGAATCCACTCCCGGCTGGACGGTCGCGGTGACGAACTCCACGCTGCCCAAACCCGTCACCGCCGACGACGGCACCGTCAGCCAGGCCGTCTCGAAGCTCACCTGGACCGGCGGGGCAACGGCGCCGGGGCAGTACCAGGGCTTCCGGGTGATGCTGGGCAAGCTGCCCGACGACACGAACCAGTTGGTCTTCAAGGCTGTTCAGACGTACTCCAACGGCGACGTGGTGCGCTGGATCGATCTGGCGCAGCCCAGTCAGCCCGCGCCGGAGCATCCGGCTCCGGTCCTGGTGCTGACCGCGCCCGGTTCCGGCTCGCAAACCTCGGACACCGCGGACACTGCGGCCAGCACACCGTCGGTCACCGCCGCCCCGGTAACACCGAACTCAGCGAGCAGTGACACAACCGCACGGACGCTGGGGACCGCAGGCATCGTGGTCGGCGTCGCCGGGCTGGCGGTGGGCGCGTTCGGCGTGTCGAGGGCGCGCCGCAAGAGCTCCGACTCCACTTCAGGCGCCACCTCCACATCCGCCCCCACGTCCACTCCTCCGGGTTGA
- a CDS encoding cupredoxin domain-containing protein: protein MLRTLRRVAIPAAALLLAAAGCSSTASTGNSQPTTPPSSPTTPSTTGPASPSAPSTTTAPSQAPTTAAQIVIDNFAFSPANLTVHPGQSITVVNHDSTTHTLTAGSGGAFDTGAINPGKSATITAPATAGTYPYVCSIHASMHGTLTVG, encoded by the coding sequence ATGCTCAGAACCCTGCGACGCGTCGCGATCCCGGCCGCGGCACTGCTTCTCGCTGCTGCGGGCTGCTCCTCAACCGCGTCCACCGGCAACTCGCAACCCACGACACCGCCGAGCTCCCCCACCACGCCCTCGACGACGGGCCCGGCCTCGCCGTCCGCGCCCTCGACGACCACAGCCCCGAGTCAAGCACCGACAACGGCCGCGCAGATCGTCATCGACAACTTCGCGTTCAGCCCGGCGAACCTCACCGTGCATCCCGGACAGAGCATCACGGTCGTCAACCACGACTCCACGACCCACACCCTGACAGCCGGCTCCGGCGGCGCCTTCGACACCGGAGCCATCAACCCCGGCAAGTCCGCGACGATCACGGCTCCGGCCACCGCAGGCACATATCCATACGTCTGCAGCATCCATGCATCGATGCACGGCACGCTGACAGTCGGATAG
- a CDS encoding class F sortase, translated as MSWLTRLFGSGRRRLLASAAAVLLLASAGGLALGFAAQHHPPQPPASAALPAAGVPNAASAGTTPSTSPAPASPSPAATPATPAAPTKPAAPATPTAAPTAISIPEIGVHHTLIQLGQNSDGTIQTPPLTDPSIPGWYRYSPAPGQVGPSVIVGHIDGTTGAKGVFYNLGALRPGDTVDVSRSDDTVAVFRIDGINKYAKSAFPTATVYGNTTNPQLRLITCAGPFQNQHYLDDIVVYASLTAIHPA; from the coding sequence ATGTCCTGGCTGACAAGGCTGTTCGGAAGTGGCCGCCGGCGTCTGCTGGCGTCGGCGGCCGCCGTCCTGCTGCTGGCTTCGGCGGGAGGGCTGGCGCTCGGGTTCGCGGCGCAGCACCACCCGCCGCAGCCTCCGGCTTCGGCCGCGCTGCCGGCTGCGGGAGTGCCGAACGCGGCGAGCGCCGGAACGACGCCGAGCACTTCACCAGCGCCGGCCTCGCCTTCGCCCGCCGCAACGCCCGCAACGCCCGCAGCACCGACGAAGCCAGCCGCTCCAGCCACTCCAACCGCCGCACCCACCGCGATCAGCATCCCGGAGATCGGCGTGCACCACACCCTGATCCAACTCGGCCAGAACTCCGACGGCACCATCCAGACACCGCCGCTGACCGACCCCTCGATTCCGGGCTGGTACCGCTACTCCCCCGCACCGGGCCAGGTGGGACCGTCAGTCATCGTCGGACACATCGACGGCACGACCGGCGCCAAGGGCGTCTTCTACAACCTGGGCGCGCTGCGTCCCGGTGACACCGTCGACGTCAGCCGCAGCGACGACACCGTGGCCGTGTTCCGGATCGACGGCATCAACAAGTACGCCAAGAGCGCCTTCCCCACCGCGACCGTCTACGGCAACACCACCAACCCGCAGCTGCGGCTGATCACCTGCGCCGGACCGTTCCAGAACCAGCACTACCTGGACGACATCGTCGTCTACGCCAGCTTGACCGCGATCCACCCGGCCTAG
- a CDS encoding copper resistance CopC/CopD family protein — protein MLRRLLAIPALVICLILLTAQGAFAHATVVATSPGDGQTVASAPRQASVTFDEPVSLQFGALRVFDPSGARVDEGSPAHPTGHADEVAVDLASGLKQGTYTVSWRVISDDSHPVQGAFTFSVGQASASTVNSTTLSTSGSKTVGALYGVARFVAYAAFAVLVGAAVFLFAWWPNGARTRAVRILVASAWGSLAVATAGVLVLQGPYGAGFDINRALDTGVLRTTLSTRLGAALSIRLILLALTAALLAWLLTRLPDASRRARILVAVAGALLTVGIAATWAVSGHASTGIQVALAVPVDVTHLCAMAVWLGGLTILATIVLRRSGRETPSERARMVRRFSPVALWCVIVLVGTGTYQSWRQVGSVPALTGTAYGRLLLLKLLGVAILIGLGYLARTWIARHREDRNTGTTDRAAISRLRRSVAGEVGVGVCVLALTAALVNAPPARTAHAASAGPASASAAFDTGGPGGSGTVQVTVDPAKTGSDTVHLYTLGPTGKQQQVLQVQASFTLASHALGPLPMTLRTAGAGHLIGNASLPLAGTWRLAVTLRTDDVDETTVQIPITIR, from the coding sequence GTGCTCCGTCGGCTGCTGGCGATTCCGGCCCTGGTCATCTGTCTGATCCTGCTCACCGCGCAGGGCGCCTTCGCGCACGCCACGGTGGTCGCGACCTCCCCCGGCGACGGGCAGACCGTCGCCTCGGCGCCGCGTCAGGCGTCGGTGACCTTCGACGAGCCGGTGTCCCTCCAGTTCGGTGCCCTGCGGGTGTTCGACCCCAGCGGCGCGCGAGTGGACGAGGGCAGCCCAGCCCACCCCACCGGCCACGCCGACGAGGTCGCCGTCGATCTGGCGAGCGGACTGAAACAGGGCACGTACACGGTGTCCTGGCGCGTCATCTCCGACGACTCCCATCCCGTGCAGGGAGCGTTCACGTTCAGCGTCGGCCAAGCCTCCGCCTCGACAGTGAACTCCACAACGCTGAGCACCTCGGGCAGCAAGACGGTCGGCGCGCTCTACGGGGTCGCGCGCTTCGTCGCCTACGCCGCGTTCGCCGTCCTGGTCGGCGCGGCGGTGTTCCTGTTCGCGTGGTGGCCGAACGGCGCACGCACCAGAGCGGTGCGGATCCTGGTGGCGTCGGCGTGGGGCAGCCTCGCTGTGGCCACCGCCGGTGTGCTGGTGTTGCAGGGCCCTTATGGTGCGGGCTTCGACATCAACCGCGCGCTGGACACCGGTGTGCTGCGCACCACCTTGTCGACGCGCCTCGGTGCAGCGCTGTCGATACGACTGATTCTGCTGGCGCTCACCGCTGCTTTGCTCGCCTGGCTCCTCACCCGCCTGCCCGACGCTTCGCGACGAGCCCGGATTCTGGTCGCGGTCGCCGGTGCGCTGCTGACCGTGGGCATCGCTGCGACCTGGGCCGTGTCCGGACATGCCAGCACCGGGATCCAGGTGGCGCTCGCCGTGCCGGTCGACGTCACGCACCTGTGCGCGATGGCCGTCTGGCTCGGCGGGCTGACGATCCTGGCCACGATCGTCCTACGCCGCAGCGGCCGCGAAACGCCGAGCGAGCGGGCACGGATGGTGCGCCGGTTCTCGCCGGTGGCGCTGTGGTGCGTGATCGTGCTCGTCGGCACCGGCACGTACCAAAGCTGGCGGCAGGTGGGCTCCGTGCCCGCGCTCACCGGCACCGCGTACGGAAGGCTGCTGCTGCTCAAGCTGCTCGGCGTGGCCATCCTGATCGGCTTGGGCTACCTGGCGCGCACCTGGATCGCCCGACACCGCGAGGACCGAAACACCGGGACCACCGACCGCGCCGCGATCTCCCGCCTGCGCCGTTCCGTCGCCGGCGAGGTCGGCGTGGGAGTCTGTGTCCTCGCACTGACCGCCGCCCTGGTCAACGCCCCACCCGCGCGCACCGCCCACGCAGCCTCCGCCGGACCGGCCAGCGCCTCCGCCGCGTTCGACACCGGCGGTCCCGGCGGCAGCGGCACCGTCCAGGTCACCGTCGACCCGGCCAAGACCGGCTCCGACACGGTCCACCTCTACACCCTCGGCCCGACCGGCAAGCAGCAACAGGTCCTCCAGGTCCAGGCATCCTTCACCCTCGCCTCCCACGCCCTGGGCCCGCTGCCGATGACGCTGCGCACCGCCGGAGCCGGCCACCTGATCGGCAACGCCTCCCTCCCCCTCGCCGGCACCTGGCGCCTAGCCGTCACCCTGCGCACCGACGACGTGGACGAGACAACCGTCCAGATCCCCATCACCATCCGGTGA